GATTTCGACATCAGAGGCATTATGAATTGTTCCCTTGCCTTTCGTTCGAAAAAGAGGACATTTTTCGCGTATGAAACATATATTGTATAGAAGCGGAGAACGGGCAGAAGCGGATGAATCGGGGGGCGGGAGCAAATGAAAGTGAGTACAGGTGAACCAGTGGGTAGCGGGATGAAAATTTCGGATTTTCAAACCAAAGATGTAATTAACATTACGGATGGCAAACGTCTGGGTCAGATTAGCGATTTGGAGCTGGATCTGAAGCAGGGACGAATTGAGGCAATTGTTGTGCCAGGTTACAGTCGTTTTATGGGGCTGTTCGGCGGTGGAACGGATCTAGTCATCCCTTGGAGAAACATTGTGAAGATCGGTTCGGATGTGATTTTGGTTAAAATGGATGAAATAAAGGAAAATAACTACGATGAGCGTGACCGTGAAGCCCGCTTGTATGACGAACAGAACGGCCGGATGGACCGGGTGGAACGTATTGAACGGTTGGATCGGAACCAGCGCCGAACGATATAACCGAGACAGAACGGGGTTCATTTGGTACACTGGAAGTTGTGAGGTGAGAAGATGGAACCGTTTATTTTGGATAAGGAAATACGGTCGGGAAGCCAGAACTCAAATGAGGGTCCTGACCCGTTGTTACTATATGTAGAGCCGTGGAAATTGCAGTTTAAGCATATGAAAGCCGGTTTTACGACAAGGCAGGGTGGTGTCGGAAGCACACCTTACGCCAGTCTCAACTGTGCCTATCATGTGGGTGATGATCCGGCTGACGTGCTGAATAATCGCAAACTTGTGGCTGAAAAGCTGGGTTTCCCTTTGGAATCCTGGACATGTGGAGAACAGGTACATGGTAAACATGTCGCTGTAATCACGGCTGAAGATCGGGGTAAAGGTTTGCTGGATCGACAGTCTGCGTTACAGGATACGGATGGGTTAGTCACTAATGTACCTGGTGTGCTGCTGACTTCCTTTTATGCAGATTGTGTACCCCTTTATTTCTATGACCCCGTACAACAAGCGGTGGGGCTTGCTCATGCCGGATGGAAAGGTACAGTTGCTGGTATAGCCGAATCGATGGTCGAAAAGATGGAGCAGGAATATGGAAGTCGCAGACAGGATATCCATGCTGCAATAGGTCCCTCCATTGGGGATTGCTGTTATGAAGTGGATGAAGCGGTTATGCAGCATGTACGGGTTTGGCTGGACCACTCCTCGGGTAATGATGAATACAAGAACTCTGCATCTAATTCAGTATATCGACCTGCCGGAAATGGCAAAACGATGTTAAACTTGAAAGAATGCAATCGACACATTATGATGAAAGCAGGAATATTGCCGGATCATATCGAATGTACAACTTGGTGTACAAGCTGCAATCCCGAGCTATTTTTCTCTTATCGTAAAGAAAATGGCATTACCGGGAGAATGGCGAGCTGGATTGGGCTGGAAGAGAGGTGACCCTCTGTGTCATTGGAGGAGCGTATACAACTGGTAAATCAGAAGATCGAAGCAGCGTGTCAGCGCAGTGGCCGTCAACGTGAAGATGTGAATGTGATTGCTGTCACGAAATACGTCTCACTTGAAACAACTGGAGCTGTGCTGGACCACGGTCTTGAGCATATTGGCGAAAACCGCTGGCAGGATGCACAAGCGAAATGGGAAGCATTCGGTCAGCAGGGAACCTGGCATTTTATCGGTCATTTACAGACGAATAAGGTGAAGGACGTCATCGGTAAATTCCGTTACATACATTCACTGGATCGTTTGTCCCTGGCCAAGGAGTTGGATAAAAAGGCGGCGTCTCTTGGCATCCAGGTGGAAACACTATTGCAGGTGA
Above is a window of Paenibacillus sp. E222 DNA encoding:
- a CDS encoding YggS family pyridoxal phosphate-dependent enzyme, which produces MSLEERIQLVNQKIEAACQRSGRQREDVNVIAVTKYVSLETTGAVLDHGLEHIGENRWQDAQAKWEAFGQQGTWHFIGHLQTNKVKDVIGKFRYIHSLDRLSLAKELDKKAASLGIQVETLLQVNISGEESKFGLQPEQASSFLREISSFNNLKVIGLMTMAPHEEDPELTRPVFRGLGELRDHLNGQALTAEPLTELSMGMSNDFEVAIEEGATWVRLGSILVGKEEGSQWA
- a CDS encoding YlmC/YmxH family sporulation protein — its product is MKVSTGEPVGSGMKISDFQTKDVINITDGKRLGQISDLELDLKQGRIEAIVVPGYSRFMGLFGGGTDLVIPWRNIVKIGSDVILVKMDEIKENNYDERDREARLYDEQNGRMDRVERIERLDRNQRRTI
- the pgeF gene encoding peptidoglycan editing factor PgeF, with translation MEPFILDKEIRSGSQNSNEGPDPLLLYVEPWKLQFKHMKAGFTTRQGGVGSTPYASLNCAYHVGDDPADVLNNRKLVAEKLGFPLESWTCGEQVHGKHVAVITAEDRGKGLLDRQSALQDTDGLVTNVPGVLLTSFYADCVPLYFYDPVQQAVGLAHAGWKGTVAGIAESMVEKMEQEYGSRRQDIHAAIGPSIGDCCYEVDEAVMQHVRVWLDHSSGNDEYKNSASNSVYRPAGNGKTMLNLKECNRHIMMKAGILPDHIECTTWCTSCNPELFFSYRKENGITGRMASWIGLEER